In Tripterygium wilfordii isolate XIE 37 chromosome 17, ASM1340144v1, whole genome shotgun sequence, the genomic window aatgtttttttgtttgagtGCTCTTTTTCCCCCctctttctttcccttttattttttttgctatttcttTATCTCTGTAACAGATGGAGCTTTTTGTTTACTGatacttagagtgtgtttggattgagggatttggagggaagggaaaggaagggaaatagagtttccttccaattcccttgtttggatagtttattaaaaattaaggggagggatttgaggggatttggaaggaagatttcattaaatttttgttaaaattctttctctccaaaatggagtcatttggagggaagggattactaattaagtcatttgtaagttaaatatctattttacccttgtacataatattttaacataaaaataaggataaattagtaaattaaacaaattttccttccttcttttttttatctatccaaacatgggagagggaaaaataatcccccttccccttcccctcccttcccttctctccccctcccctcccttctcttcccttcctcccaaatccctcaatccaaacacactcttagggtGTGTGACTGCTTGAAGAGAGCATGCTTCCCTCGTTTCGAGGAAAAAAATTCCAACTGAGAATATCATTTTCATTGATGGTTGGCTTATGGGCaatctaaatctaaatattTGAGTACTATCATAGgaactaaaaacaaaaaattctaCGGCTAAAAAATCTCAATCTTAAGCTTGTTCAATTACAGAAAGATTTCTATTCAAGAAAAGCAAATGACAATGCACATGAGAATTCTGAAGCCAAATTGAATTAATCAATATTTATAAGTAATTTTCCAATATTCTGCAGAAAAAACTGACATGTTCCCTTAAGATTTTGTTATTCATATTTGTTGCTGAGTATCCAATAAAAGCATACCTTCTTTTTCAGTGCTcgaatttttttatcaatatctCGAAGAGGAGCCCCTTGGTCTGAAGCTGTTGTCAAGCTTGAGAGAGGGGTATCTGTAGTAGTATTTGAAGAAACAGCTAGCTCGCTCATCTGTGATGCCAAAGATTTGAGAGAATCTGACCCATTGATTGAATCTTCCACAGGTTGTACTTCCTTCGTCAATGCCTCTTTTACCACGGGTTCGACGTTCTCACTCTTTCCAAGAGACGCCTGTTAAAGGACGTACTACATGTTATTTATTAtgcatgaaatgaaaaaaaaaaaaaagaggagggggggagagagagatacATGAGACATTACATAACAAATTTCAATATACTTCTCCATTAATAATTTAGaataacaacaaaaacaataatttcacaaaaaaacCGCTCTGCATACATTAGAAAGTTCTCTCCCATAGAAACACTTTCTTAAGACCGGCTGCCTTTTCTATGACATTCATAAATTCAAAGCTAAAAGCAAACCTGGTAATGACAAAAGCAAGAACTTCCTATCCAGGAGATTATTAAGAGTCGACTGCAGATATTTCTTTGAACTTTTAAATGGGTGAAGGAACAAATGCACATAATTCTTAACATAAATTTTATACCAAATGCTTTTAGAGtacaaaaagaattttattatAGGGCAACAAGGAGGTGCCACGCTAGGCATAAAGCAGCAGCAGTACAACATATATCACTACAtctcaaacaaaacaaatatgaaGGTTTCAACTTCTAAGATCCTAGAGAGGCTTTCTTTCAACTCTATTATCAGAGTCTCTAAAAAAAACTTCGTCAAGCAATGGAGAAAAACAAAGACATAAACTGCAAGCAACAGAGAACCTACAAGGGTGGGGGGCATAGGTCTACAAGCATGGAGGAGCAGTGGAAGCTAAACAAATTATCCTATGTGGCTAAAAAAGCTATCCTGTCTTTAAAGTTGTGAAGGTTCTCATGCAAGCACAGAAGGACCAATATACAAATAATGGTAACCGAAAATATGTATCTATTtaacatagatatatatatgtacacttatatatatatatatgtatgtatgtatatatatgtatgtatgtataagtCTATTAATTACATCCAAACTGCCGCAAGCTTGTCCACAATATTGGCTCAACTACCTTCATGATAAGCCGACGAGAGCATCTCGCTGTTCCATATCAAAAACAGACCAGCATACAAACAGAGAACCTATCATCCTAATGAGCATCTAAGAGGCAAGCCTGTCAAGTGTTTGCTTCCAGctgattttaattattttttaatgattattttgATGCTTGTTCAAGtttgataaaagaaaatatcttaGGCTCACCACTCAGTACAAAACGATTAGTCAAACGCTCATGACAATGCTCACTTAAACTCATAGTGAACTTCATCAATCTCAAGAACACATCACAGTAAAATCAAGACAAGGCTATGAATGACATACCAGTAGCCGCTTctccttctttctttcatttctctTTACCGACTTACTCTTTGGTTTAGCATCTGGCGCATGATCATAGCCCGGAGGAACTTGCTGCGCAGCAGCCATTTCCTTTTTCCACTGCATTGCAAAAAGACAATAACAACGATAGTCAACCATCCTTTCAACTGAGTTTGAACCAATGCTGTGGCATAAACGCAATATAATTATACAAATGTCAAAAGATAACCAATTTTTCTCAGAATAAAGCTTTAAATCCTTCAAATTTCATTATTTCACTCACTCAGGACTACCCTTTAACTAGGACTCCTGCAAGGAGAACTGCTTTTCATAATGTTCAACAATCATTCAGTCCAACTCCTCTTATGGAAAAGAAAACAAGTGAAAACCAACATATAATGCCAGTAACACAGACTGCAGATTTTCTTGCCAATGAATCATATTACAAGAGCCAAAGGAAAATGAACAATAACATGAAATCATGAACACCAAAGAAAGCGAAACCAAAATTGCCTCAATTGATCCTAATACCAAAATTTGGATAAATAAGTTGATGGAACCTTAAATACTTCAAGAATTGAAATCCTCAATTACATGGGAACAGAACCAGACACATACCAGAGCACCTTTGGATTGGTAGATGGCGACCTCATCTTGGGGAACGTAACCGGCCCTAATCCGAATTGGCCTGCGGAGGGTTCCATCAGGTCTGCGGGTGGATGCGAGGATTCTCTCCCTTTCTTTTAGGGTGTCGCTGAGCTCTGCCATCGTCTCTAGCTCCGCCGTTTCTCCATTGCTGTTGATCTTTACAATCCAGTAAATAGCAAAGAGACCCCTGAACTTTTGAATAGTTTTGATTACAGCCCCTTATCTTTAATATCTGGAAAAAGGCACCTGTAATTCTTTGATACTGCAAGAGAGCCCTTCTGTTAACTTCTCTGTTAAAATTAACAGTTGGAAGCGCGTACGGTCCACATGCCAAGTTGCTAACAGCCAATCCATCCCTCACCGAGTCACCGACAGTGATCGTTGCTTCTCtcgcactctctctctctctctctttccctccACACCTAAACCCAAATCCCTCAAATCCGTCGATCCAGTCTCTCTTGATCTCTCATTCGAGATGGATTTGAGGGCCAATGACATTTCGATCGTCTTCACCATTTTTTCACTCTTATTCTTGTCGAGAATCAGCAATGCCTCTATCCACATCTACCACAGGGACCCCTTCAAGGAAGTCGGCAACGCTTTCCTTCTCTCCGGCGGCAGCGAAGGCGTCGCCGCTTCTATCTCCACTGAAGGTTCCTCTGCCGACTCCCCTCACGATGGCCGCTCCTTTATCCGGTATGCATACGCGTAATAATGTGACATTTGGATCATAAAAGCAAGTAATGTAGCCTGAGATTGTAGGACTTTCTTGAGTTCGATCGTAGCTGTGCGTAGTTACTCTAATGTCGGATTCTTAAGGAGAATTGGAGTTTTATTACGTACTTCAGCTGAGCCAATTTGCTTACAAGATCGTAAGAGAATGTCTTTCCTTTTTCATGCTGGAACATGTCTTATGCAGATCCACAAGCACTCTTAAGTTTGCATCTGCAGGGCATAGTTTAATCTTACTTTTGATGTTCCAAACGTCTACTATTTCAGCTTCTTTCTTGTTGGTTGCAATTGTCGTTGTTGTGAACTAGGGTGTCTGATATGTAATCTCCCTAAAGCACATTCTGAGCTTATGGTAGTCGGAACCGTGGTGAGGAAGCAGCTTCCTGCTTTAGGGCCTTTCAGATACTTTTTTGAGTTTCATTTAGTTGGCAGCTATTCTAAGTTTTTGCATTAAGAATATACAAACTGCATGAGCTCTTGGCGTCTTTCAACACAGCCAGAAAGTGTGCTTGGCATAGGTCCGCAATTGACTTTTAGCATGATTCTTTCTGCAAGGGATTGAAAATAATTGATCGGTGCTTCAATCTGTCTTTATTTgatgttttattgtttaaatATCAATGAACATATTTATTTTACTTCTACTTGCTGTGTTTTGAAATATATAGGTTTGGTCTTATATGCTTATTCTTTTGAAAAGGTTTGAGAACATCACATTCTGGAGAACCAAGGTTGCAGCAGATGAGCGTTCGGACATGGAGCACAGTACAGGATTGATACAAGTTGTGATTTTTGAGGCTGCTGATCGCAATAATATTGGTGGTTCTGCTTATGGTGGACAAAGATCAATATGTTGCACCCCTGATCTGGCAAAAGTGGAAGGTTGCAAACAAGGCGAAGTCATTAGGATACCTTCGGCTACAAACATTAACTGGCCAATCGTTCTTAATGTACAGTTCAGTGAGAGCTACTTATCGACAAATATGGATCATGCTGAGGTTTACATCACAAAGACTGGAATGTATAACTTGTTATTCATAGCTTGTGATCCAAAACTCAAGGGACTTTCAATGAGTGGGAAGACAACATGGAAGAATCCAGATGGTTATTTGCCTGGTCGGATGGCCCCACTGATGACGTTTTATGTTATTATGCTACTTGCTTATTTGTTACTTAGTGTCATTTGGTTCTCACAGTATGCAAGGTTTTGGAAGGACATATTGAAACTTCAACATTGCATCACAGCTGTTATTGTTTTGGGTTTATTTGAGATGGTTTTCTGGTACCTTGAGTATGTAAATTTTAACAATACTGGCATGAGACCAGTTGTTCTTACAACTTGGGTTGTAACCATTGGAGCTGTGAGAAAAGCAGTTTCTCGCATTCTTATACTTTCTGTTTCAATGGGTTATGGTGTTGTGCGGCCCACGCTTGGTGGTCTTACGTCAAAGGTGCTTCTTCTTGGAATAACTTACTTTCTGGCATCTGAGTTACTGAATATTACAGAATATGTTGGAACCATTAATGACATTTCAGGAAGAGCAAGACTCTTTCTTGTTCTTCCTGTTGCCTTTCTGGATGCTTTTCTGATATTATGGATTTTTACATCTCTTTCAAGAACATTAGAGCAGTTACAGGTAAAATATTCTTTTCTTAAAGTAATCTCTTTTTGCATTGAAATTAATTATTACTGATGTAATCACCTCATCATAATACCTATGTTCTTTATTTAATCGTCTTCTATCCTCTAGTTTTATTTAATACAGTATGATTTTCAAACACCAAAAACATGTGTTTCCAGGTGAAAAGAAGTTCTGTTAAGCTGGATATCTACAGAAAGTTCTCAAATGCTTTAGCTGTGACAGTGATTGCATCTGTTGCTTGGATAGTTTATGAGGTATGTTACCTATTCAAGAGTCTACTAGATTTTGTGCAAATCTACATTGATATACTGAATGGTGAAGTATAAAAGGAAAGTAGAATTGATGAATTAACATCAAGTGCATCTGTTTTATGTTTGTCACACATCAAAAGAATGTGGACCAGTTGATACTTGATACTTGATACTTGATACTTGATAGTGTACTTTCCATAGAAAGATAATTAAATTTCCTTGTTCTAATCTGGTAAAGCGATAAGCATCAAGTTCATCATTTTTCATTCAGGAAGTCTTGTTCTATGAGACTTCTCTGTTGTTATGATGCAATAACTTAGCTTTACAGCTTATATACAGGAATGTCCTGAGCATGGAGGATAATGTTTTTCGATTGgatcatttcttttcttttttaatggtCTTCTAACAACAATATTAGGTGAACTCCTGAACTGATGGACTGGTTTCTGAAAATCAAGGACTAATAGTAGCTGTGActattttcttgtgtttttttttacctgttttctttttcccttctattcatatttttcttttttgtcctcTATATTTAAATCTTTTGAGGGTGGCGAGCCTCAATATTGAAATCCCCATGATCAGGGTTTTCTCCAGCTTTGTTTTCCCTCGATACTTGCATCAAAATTAGTGTTTCCAGTTTCAATGCTTGCatcaaaattattgttttggttAAGCTACGAAATTTATTCAAAGTGATGATGTAGAGCTTACATGTTTGAATTCAGAAGGTGTTTTCCCTGTATTTTCTTCACCTCAATGGTCGAAGAGATGCCTATAAACTACCATTGTACTTGATAGCCTTGTTTGATAATTCCCTTGTGTGGGAAAAGCCCTTGGAGTGGCTAAACTTGAAAACATTCTCTTTCCTAGACTTCAGCTTGACAAATTTGCCTGAGTATTTGTTCCTTGCCCCTTAAGAGAGATATATCCTTAGAACTCTTTCGAGCTCCTGTGTCCTCTATTGACAATGATTGATTCCTGAATAGAATCGTTCAATGTTGTATTGCCGTGTGTGGGAGCATTATTAGCTCTCAGGTCCTTAACAACCTTCTGACATTGGATAAAGAAGATTCCGGTGTTTGCAATTTTTTGGCTTTTACTTGGCAGGAAATTACctatatttcttattttttgaaatgaatgttATGGCCTTATACCACATTTCTCTAATTCACCCTATGTTGACACGTTAAGTAGGGACAGCTCAATTCATTGGTTCTCTGTTATGGTCCTCTTGCAGGTATATTTCAAAGCAACTGATCCATTCAATGAGCGGTGGCAGAGTGCTTGGATTATCACTGCTTTCTGGGACGTTATTGCGTACTTGTTGCTTTGTGTTATCTGCTATCTCTGGGCTCCATCTCAGAGCTCTCAACGGTGCGATGCATCCTTGGATTATTCTGTTTTGTCttaattttcattgaaaatgCGTAAATAGTGATGTTACCTTTTGCCTGCTGATGAAGTTCACCtatttgaaaagtttgtgcttgtttgtttgtttgttttctctAAGGAGAAGCAAGACCGTTCTGCATATGTTTAGACTTCAGTGGTAACATCCTGCCCTCTATTGTTTTCAAAGGATCTGAATTTTGTATACTGTAAACTCTCAATTGACATGGACCTTTTCTCAGTTTGATTAACTTAAAAAATGCCACAGCTTCCTAGGTTATTTGACAGTTTTAGCTGTTTCAGCTGTGTTAGGTCCATcatctattaatttttttccctctcccttTTTGATTGTTCTTGCATTATAGTTGATGAAGTAGTTGCTGATTGTAAGGGGAGAATTGATTTTTGCTTCATTTTATTCATCCCACATATAAGCTGATCATTGCTGCCTACTACATGCAGGTATGCTTACTCAGAAGAAGTAGGTGATGACTTGGATGATGAAGAAGCTCAGTCACTGACCAGGGGAAAGCCAGATGGTGATGTCAGTTTAGTCAAGCAAGAGAAGGATGAAAAGGATCCTGGAAATGCTTCTGATGTCGACAGTGACGAAGAAGAGGATAAGAGAGAATGATAGCTTTGGATTTAACAGAGAGCCATT contains:
- the LOC119982868 gene encoding transmembrane protein 87A, encoding MDLRANDISIVFTIFSLLFLSRISNASIHIYHRDPFKEVGNAFLLSGGSEGVAASISTEGSSADSPHDGRSFIRFENITFWRTKVAADERSDMEHSTGLIQVVIFEAADRNNIGGSAYGGQRSICCTPDLAKVEGCKQGEVIRIPSATNINWPIVLNVQFSESYLSTNMDHAEVYITKTGMYNLLFIACDPKLKGLSMSGKTTWKNPDGYLPGRMAPLMTFYVIMLLAYLLLSVIWFSQYARFWKDILKLQHCITAVIVLGLFEMVFWYLEYVNFNNTGMRPVVLTTWVVTIGAVRKAVSRILILSVSMGYGVVRPTLGGLTSKVLLLGITYFLASELLNITEYVGTINDISGRARLFLVLPVAFLDAFLILWIFTSLSRTLEQLQVKRSSVKLDIYRKFSNALAVTVIASVAWIVYEVYFKATDPFNERWQSAWIITAFWDVIAYLLLCVICYLWAPSQSSQRYAYSEEVGDDLDDEEAQSLTRGKPDGDVSLVKQEKDEKDPGNASDVDSDEEEDKRE
- the LOC119982253 gene encoding partner of Y14 and mago-like; this encodes MAELSDTLKERERILASTRRPDGTLRRPIRIRAGYVPQDEVAIYQSKGALWKKEMAAAQQVPPGYDHAPDAKPKSKSVKRNERKKEKRLLASLGKSENVEPVVKEALTKEVQPVEDSINGSDSLKSLASQMSELAVSSNTTTDTPLSSLTTASDQGAPLRDIDKKIRALKKKIRLAEGQQPNTAQQDTNPEQVEKLVKLEGWREELRLLECKKTEQAAQ